The Arachis hypogaea cultivar Tifrunner chromosome 14, arahy.Tifrunner.gnm2.J5K5, whole genome shotgun sequence genome has a segment encoding these proteins:
- the LOC112740888 gene encoding uncharacterized protein isoform X1, with amino-acid sequence MEPSNNTETEDETVALRRKKLRRVSFADNEITSVHIFRPDDSSSSDTPPGSVPSSSPSPEVLGFFRDLAGDSDEDDELDLKESSSPPNGEAADLNHSFLRPLGSPSPSGSSAAPSTDDEDDFRCPVSSSFIRPERLPDSAASDDLTMDSTAFSLHYRSLARSDFEDLKTPSRFSPQFEETLPSQGSGHSASTTGCFMVLSEAKMQSPQSGVPTDPVNVCRDSSDMSMTGLDPQRYDYDRLSPTLDAILVEGSKDLPAISPLNTEAADSRLSSPVDQVIHDFLDNEGNHTGVDDSVQPHGIHDSEAADTPNVGPAMGRVGKHDTVADDSLHQIKTPDTSIKETKKFVEGASAAIHKELDFLIANSARTPLMMGNSVQSKLGYGVAQVKGSNLEDRGQMSDINEKDCEYNQVETRNASLDEHLYGLTQGNRMNQGSIITDSHGIDSFRNLAMLTDNEQTVDSKTGEQAFSLISVDFQSGKNSKTGEITASCLQIDQTDSTVEKRKDDVASVTYDNPFSSPVMLNQKRSQHVECQRTCSHELKQLKKHNESVNSGLGQDAESNSDAAADGFGLSGFENSVKTSTDCMISQSASKRKPAESPSNMVLFLSTPSKETPTLSPSLYGSSSELLNSNMQDLSNKDNSYGHCHLDNNCRGAPKVALSPVTKSGFEFSFEKKRKGFEIQLPGDGDKDKFGRIIRSPEVHIGNSAIQLNSEQRRYMSSGEKLRDQTWNDWADFLKKFLGSTQHFLSPSVDRLNLRMICKLEEVLVHLQKVKQCEFLCSDIHPQKKIADTQNVSRHKRYVEGRMLMLNISYEKAKLQLMHMKRDRLLKKVQQLNHGLQESKEMELRFMASLSKSVAVETQANDIRITTSLLNSEGKCQVIELRQELENLTCKAKSLSEFFHSVCKIEGVQSYIDTIEFVRDYIQKRMSNKFIFQSLKQWVIEDFEHTDGGYKIILNYCGYVIQRFAVNASLPSIITSNDLNDVNIMKTFPDINACSAFEFVLNTHTTKKCTDSISLGQETQIISSLLSNLLDVVEEVQLSRIEIRNLVQAKFFSHSGQQLDLQLVFMDFSSGRKVKVTFDMTCIKCGAYPAKVLPSQILGHTGMEHDSPLSLVSQVRSAAENVGVGYLRIIRLCRCISRIIQPCT; translated from the exons ATGGAACCTTCCAACAACACCGAAACCGAAGACGAGACCGTCGCGCTTCGGAGGAAGAAGTTGCGCCGCGTCAGCTTCGCGGACAACGAGATTACCTCCGTCCACATCTTCCGCCCCGACGACTCTTCTTCCTCCGACACTCCTCCCGGTTCAGTTCCTTCCTCCTCCCCCTCCCCCGAGGTCCTAGGGTTTTTCCGGGACCTGGCCGGCGACAGCGACGAAGACGACGAGCTCGACCTCAAGGAGTCCTCTTCCCCGCCCAACGGTGAAGCCGCCGATCTCAATCACTCCTTTCTGAGACCACTCGGTTCCCCTTCCCCCAGTGGCAGTAGCGCCGCTCCTTCCACTGACGATG AAGATGATTTTCGATGTCCGGTGTCGTCCAGTTTCATCAGACCCGAACGCTTGCCGGACTCTGCTGCATCTGATGATCTCACAATGGACTCAACTGCCTTTTCATTGCATTACCGGAGTCTTGCCAGGTCGGATTTTGAAGACTTGAAGACGCCCTCGAGGTTCAGTCCTCAGTTTGAAGAGACATTGCCGAGCCAAGGCTCCGGCCACTCAGCCTCCACTACTGGGTGTTTTATGGTTCTTTCGGAAGCCAAGATGCAGTCTCCTCAGTCTGGAGTACCTACGGATCCCGTGAATGTTTGTAGAGATTCCAGTGACATGAGTATGACTGGGTTGGACCCGCAGAGGTACGATTATGACAGACTCTCTCCTACTTTGGACGCAATCCTTGTAGAAGGAAGCAAGGATTTGCCTGCCATCTCCCCTTTGAATACTGAGGCTGCAGATTCACGGCTTAGCTCTCCAGTTGATCAAGTCATCCATGATTTCTTAGACAACGAGGGGAATCATACTGGTGTGGATGATTCAGTTCAGCCACATGGCATCCATGATTCTGAGGCTGCAGATACACCGAACGTAGGTCCAGCTATGGGTAGAGTTGGGAAACATGATACAGTCGCAGATGATTcccttcaccaaatcaaaactcCTGATACTTCAATCAAG GAAACCAAGAAGTTTGTTGAAGGTGCAAGTGCAGCAATCCATAAAGAGTTAGACTTTCTTATTGCTAATAGTGCAAGAACTCCACTAATGATGGGCAACTCAGTTCAATCAAAACTTGGTTATGGTGTTGCCCAGGTGAAGGGAAGTAATCTTGAAGACAGAGGACAAATGTCTGACATTAATGAAAAAGATTGTGAATACAATCAAGTTGAAACTCGAAATGCTTCTTTAGATGAGCATCTCTATGGTTTAACTCAAGGGAATAGGATGAATCAAGGTTCGATCATCACAGATTCCCATGGGATTGACTCCTTTAGAAACCTTGCGATGCTAACTGATAATGAACAGACTGTTGACTCAAAAACGGGTGAGCAAGCTTTTAGTTTGATTTCTGTTGACTTCCAGAGTGGCAAAAATTCTAAGACTGGGGAAATCACAGCTTCTTGCCTGCAGATTGACCAAACAGATAGCACAGTTGAGAAAAGGAAAGATGATGTTGCAAGTGTTACATATGATAATCCATTTTCTTCTCCTGTGATGTTGAACCAGAAGCGATCACAACATGTGGAATGCCAAAGGACTTGTTCTCATGAATTGAAGCAGCTGAAAAAGCATAATGAATCTGTTAATAGTGGTTTAGGGCAAGATGCTGAGAGCAACTCAGACGCAGCAGCTGATGGATTTGGGTTGTCTGGGTTTGAAAACAGTGTAAAGACTAGTACAGATTGTATGATTTCACAG AGTGCATCCAAGAGAAAACCAGCTGAGAGTCCTAGTAATATGGTTTTGTTTCTGAGCACTCCTAGCAAAGAAACTCCAACTCTGTCGCCATCTCTTTATGGGTCTTCGAGTGAACTGCTGAACAGTAATATGCAAGACTTGTCTAATAAAGATAACTCATATGGTCATTGCCATCTTGACAACAACTGCCGAGGGGCACCCAAAGTAGCTCTGAGCCCTGTTACCAAGTCTGGCTTTGAGTTTTCTtttgagaagaaaagaaagggtTTTGAGATACAATTACCAGGTGATGGAGACAAAGACAAATTTGGGAGGATTATAAGAAGTCCAGAGGTCCATATTGGGAATAGTGCTATACAACTTAATTCGGAGCAAAGACGTTACATGAGCAGTGGAGAGAAGCTCAGAGATCAGACATGGAATGACTGGGCTGAT TTTCTCAAGAAGTTCCTCGGGAGCACACAACATTTCCTTTCTCCGTCAGTTGATAGGCTAAATTTACGAATG ATATGCAAGCTGGAAGAAGTTCTTGTTCATCTGCAGAAAGTTAAGCAATGTGAATTTCTTTGTTCTGACATTCATCCTCAG AAGAAAATAGCCGATACCCAAAATGTTTCTAGACATAAAAG ATATGTTGAAGGAAGAATGCTGATGCTTAATATATCATATGAGAAGGCTAAATTGCAGTTAATGCATATGAAGCGTGACAGATTGCTG AAAAAAGTACAGCAGTTGAACCATGGCCTTCAGGAGTCTAAGGAAATGGAGTTGCGTTTCATGGCATCCTTATCTAAGAGTGTGGCAGTGGAAACTCAAGCTAATGATATTCGTATCACTACTAGCTTGCTCAATTCTGAGGGAAAATGTCAG GTGATCGAACTGAGGCAGGagcttgaaaatttgacttgtaAAGCAAAATCCTTAAGTGAATTCTTTCATAGTGTTTGCAAGATTGAAGGGGTTCAAAGCTATATTGATACCATAGAATTTGTTCGTGATTATATCCAGAAGAGAATGTCTAACAAGTTTATATTTCAGAGTTTAAAG CAATGGGTTATTGAAGATTTTGAGCACACAGATGGTGGTTACAAAATTATTCTCAACTATTGTGGTTATGTCATCCAGAG GTTTGCAGTAAATGCCAGTCTACCTAGCATAATAACTTCAAACGACTTGAATGATGTGAACATTATgaag ACTTTTCCTGACATCAATGCTTGTTCTGCATTTGAATTTGTCTTAAATACCCATACCACTAAGAAATGCACAGATTCAATAAGTTTGGGACAAGAAACACAG ATAATTAGTTCACTTCTGAGTAATTTGCTAGATGTGGTTGAGGAGGTTCAGTTATCTCGCATAGAAATTAGAAATCTGGTCCAGGCAAAGTTCTTTTCCCATTCTG GTCAACAGCTTGATTTGCAGCTAGTTTTCATGGACTTTAGTAGTGGTAGGAAAGTGAAGGTGACTTTTGATATGACATGCATTAAATG TGGGGCTTATCCTGCAAAGGTCCTTCCATCTCAAATACTTGGTCATACCGGCATGGAACATGACTCGCCTTTGTCCCTTGTATCTCAAGTAAGAAGTGCAGCTGAGAATGTGGGAGTTGGATATTTGAGAATTATTAGGCTTTGCAGGTGTATCTCCCGGATAATTCAGCCTTGCACTTAA